ATAAAATGAGGGGCTGACAATCGCCCCTCATTTTTTATTGCGAAAATGAAATTGTGCATTTAGCTGGCCTTCGAGCATTTTTTTGCGGTAATCGGGATTGCTGCGCATTTCTTTTTTTCTCATTTCTTTTAAGATTTCATTTGTTTGTACGCCATCTTCCCGTTTATTTGCAATCTCCATGAGCCTTTCCACATCAGAAAATGAATATTTTCTTGTACCCCTTGTTGTTCTTTGAGGCGAAATTAAACGTCTTTCCTCATAATAACGGATCTGTCTTAAAGATAAGCCTGTTAGTTCGCTGACAATTCCAATTGAAATGACTTTTTTGTCTTTATATGAGTGGTCGTGCTGTTCCATTTTTCCACCCCGCACATTAGATTCTTTTTCCAATTATACCTCACCCACACCGGAAAAAGTGAAGTTTTGTGAGAAAATCTAACATGGTTTGTAAGAAAAAGAAAATAACGTGTAAGGTTTATTGACAAAAGTACTGATATTTCATTTGATTCTTATTAAACTAACAGTAAGAGTTTGAAGGAGGAGACAGCATGGACATGAAGAAGGCAGCTGAAATTGCCAAAAAAATTGTGGAATTAGATGTAAGGAGGGATGAGATGCTTGAGGATCTCCAGACTGTTATCGGGAAAGATGCTCAGGAATTTCTGCGTTTTGTGCAAAACGGCTTCTTGAAAAAATCATCCTGATTGACTGCTGAGTGGATAGGAGGAATAGCCTGCCAAAAATTGATTCAGCTCATTGATATACTCCTCTGTGAATAAAGAGGTCACATCACCGAAGCGATCCTGATTTGTTTCATAAGCACATATAAAAAGAAGCTTTTTATCAGGAATTGAAAGGCGTGCGAAAAAGAGCTGTTCATGCTTTGGTTCAAGTGTATTTAGGAAGTAAATGTCTTGATTATGCTGATTTCTTCGGAATGCTGCCGGCCGAATGTGTTTCACTGTTTCATCATCTCCCAGAGCGTTTTAGAAACTAGTGTCGACCATTTACAGATTTTTAACACATGTTAGTGAAATTTTACACGGTCTTAATTGAAGAACAACATTTAACGGGTAGAGTGAAGTGAGGACAAATGGAAAGGGGAAATGAGAAAATGAGTAAATTATTTCAAAAAGCATTGGAAGATCAAAGAGCCTTTTACTGCAAGAAACTATTATCTCTTGGCATCTATAATCAAGAAGTTTTGAGCAGCATGACGCTGTCAGAATTAAAAAAGGAATATCATTATTTTTTTAACAATATCCCTTTAATCAAGCTTTCACATAAAAAGTCTGTATAAGCCTGAGTTCAAAGTGCTTATAAAGATAGCCGTTCAGTCTGCATGTGACCTTGTCTTTATTGGGGCTAGGAGGAACTTTTTCGGAGGCAGATTAATCTCGTGCCTGCTGTTTTCGATAAATTCAATAAATAGGTAAGCCTCGGTTCAAAGTCGAGTTCTTCTCCGGCTTTTTTTCTTGCGGGAAAAAGGCATCACTATATTCTGCACTGCGAATATGATCTAGGCAGCTTCAGCGTATCCTATCCTTGCTGTTTATTGTAAATCCATCTTTATTCCCCTCAATAAAATGCCTTCACTAATCTGCAAAAATCAATTTTTCCTTCATATTTAAATAAAGCGAACAATACAGTCGTTATAATTGGGGTGACTTTCCAAGGCAGCAACCCATGAATTATTCTTTATCATCATTATCGAATTATTTCTTCCACATTCTTCTGCGTCATTTCGCTTGAAGAAAATAGCCTCCCTTTATCATTGTGTGTTAAGATAATGAAAAGATATGAAGGCAGGAGCTAAATGGGTATGAAACTTGCAGGTATCGTTTTAGCCGGCGGGCAATCACGCCGGTTTGGGTCAGATAAAGCCCTGGAACCTTATAAAAACAGCACTTTTTTAGAGCTTGCACTAAATAATTTGAAAGCGGTAACAGACGTTGTGGCAGTCATCGGACGAACGGATTATTCTGCTGAAAACGTTCAATTTATCAGAGATCATGCAAAATACAGGGGAATGGGCCCTCTCGCTGGACTCTATACAGCAATGAAAGAGGTTCAGGCAGAATGGTATCTTGTACTGGCATGCGATATGCCGCTTATTGATCAGGATATTCTGTCAGCTCTGCTATCTGGCATAAATGAAAAACAGCCTGCTGTTATTCCTGTCATTGATGGAAAATATCATCCTCTCTGTGCCTTGTATCATTGCACTGTTTTACCTGAAATTGAGAGATTATTAGATCTCAGAGAATTAAAAATGATGACTCTGATGGACCAGTTAAATCCCGTCTATTTAAATGAATCGAATTTTAAGAATTCCGGCCGTTTTGCCAATATGAATCGAAGAGAAGATTTAATGATTTTAGGAGAGCAGTCACATAAAAAGTCAAATCCAGGAATGGGGTAATCTTGGGACTGAATGAATCCTCAGGTCTGTCCAAATTTAGAAATTCAGTAATTATAGGCCCTGTTGAATCCTATGAATCTGGTAAATCAATTAAGAAACTACTTCAAAAAACACAGGATTGATAGTAGAATAAACAGTATAACTGTGTGAATATTAAGACATTTTAAGAATGTTAAAGTAAGAGGGCGATGAGAATGATGTCTTATACAGATGAAGAACTTGAACTTGCACTGAATTTATTTAAAACGTTTGCAAGAGCTTTTAAAAGCGTGTCAGAGCACTCCATTCGCGACAGCAAAGAACATGGCTTTAATCCGACGGAGTTTTCAGTGCTTGAACTGCTTTACACGAAGGGCCCGCAAAAGCTTCAGCAAATCGGTTCAAGACTGCTGCTTGTAAGCGGCAATGTCACCTACGTGATTGATAAGCTTGAAAAAAATGAATTTATTTACCGTGAACAAGACCCTAAAGATAAACGGTCTGTCTATGCTAAGCTGACTGAAAAAGGACAAACCTACCTGGACGAAATCTATCCGATTCACACGCTAAGAATGGCTCGCGCATTTTCTG
The window above is part of the Metabacillus dongyingensis genome. Proteins encoded here:
- a CDS encoding MerR family transcriptional regulator encodes the protein MEQHDHSYKDKKVISIGIVSELTGLSLRQIRYYEERRLISPQRTTRGTRKYSFSDVERLMEIANKREDGVQTNEILKEMRKKEMRSNPDYRKKMLEGQLNAQFHFRNKK
- the fbpA gene encoding Fur-regulated basic protein FbpA, producing the protein MSKLFQKALEDQRAFYCKKLLSLGIYNQEVLSSMTLSELKKEYHYFFNNIPLIKLSHKKSV
- the mobA gene encoding molybdenum cofactor guanylyltransferase codes for the protein MKLAGIVLAGGQSRRFGSDKALEPYKNSTFLELALNNLKAVTDVVAVIGRTDYSAENVQFIRDHAKYRGMGPLAGLYTAMKEVQAEWYLVLACDMPLIDQDILSALLSGINEKQPAVIPVIDGKYHPLCALYHCTVLPEIERLLDLRELKMMTLMDQLNPVYLNESNFKNSGRFANMNRREDLMILGEQSHKKSNPGMG
- a CDS encoding MarR family winged helix-turn-helix transcriptional regulator encodes the protein MMSYTDEELELALNLFKTFARAFKSVSEHSIRDSKEHGFNPTEFSVLELLYTKGPQKLQQIGSRLLLVSGNVTYVIDKLEKNEFIYREQDPKDKRSVYAKLTEKGQTYLDEIYPIHTLRMARAFSGLSTEEQHQLMALLKKAGVHSQHLLFR